One window of Bifidobacterium pseudocatenulatum DSM 20438 = JCM 1200 = LMG 10505 genomic DNA carries:
- a CDS encoding glutamate synthase subunit beta, with protein MGDPRGFLKVRTRRELAERPVEERIKDWFDVHAESGLQPWTTEQAARCMDCGTPFCMSGCPLGNIIPEFNDLVRQEKWEDAYNRLSETNNFPEVTGRICPALCEAACVLGIHQPPTMIKNDECTIIDQAWELDYVKPLPPQRLTDQTVAVVGSGPSGLACAQQLTRAGHTVVVYERDDAIGGLMRYGIPNFKLDKRLIDRRVEQMEAEGTVFRTGVEIGKDISWDDLRSRYDAVVVAIGSTVPRDMKIPGRELKGIHFAMEFLPDATRRVYGVKPVNDITAEGKHVVIIGGGDTGSDCLGTSIRQGAKDVTVLQIMPQEPSERPANQPWPTFARLYQKTSSMEEGFETQRAEYVYSTDSVNFVGTEEEQAKVKVEHSTATEGFVADENGHVTGLKVVNVAPGENGPFTRQPGTERVIPADLVLISVGFLHPDTTTLVDQLPVDLDGRGNVARNDKFATSQDGVFACGDAGRGQSLVVWAISEGRSCAAAVDEYLTGATELPAPIVASKRPMMLPR; from the coding sequence ATGGGAGATCCACGTGGATTCCTGAAGGTCCGTACCCGTCGCGAACTGGCCGAACGCCCCGTCGAGGAGCGAATCAAGGATTGGTTCGACGTCCACGCCGAATCCGGCCTGCAGCCTTGGACCACCGAACAGGCGGCCCGATGCATGGACTGCGGCACGCCGTTCTGCATGAGCGGCTGCCCGCTGGGTAACATCATCCCAGAATTCAACGATCTGGTGCGCCAGGAGAAGTGGGAGGACGCGTACAACCGCCTGTCCGAAACGAACAACTTCCCCGAAGTCACAGGCCGCATCTGCCCCGCGTTGTGCGAGGCAGCCTGCGTGCTCGGCATTCACCAGCCGCCGACCATGATCAAGAACGACGAATGCACGATCATCGATCAGGCTTGGGAACTCGACTACGTCAAGCCATTGCCTCCGCAGCGCCTGACCGACCAGACCGTCGCCGTGGTCGGCTCCGGCCCGTCCGGTCTGGCATGCGCCCAGCAGCTTACCCGCGCAGGCCACACCGTGGTCGTATACGAGCGTGATGACGCCATCGGCGGCCTGATGCGCTACGGTATCCCGAACTTCAAACTCGACAAGCGACTCATCGACCGCCGCGTGGAACAGATGGAAGCCGAAGGCACCGTGTTCCGCACCGGCGTGGAGATCGGCAAAGACATCTCATGGGACGATCTGCGATCCCGCTACGATGCCGTGGTCGTCGCCATCGGCTCCACCGTGCCGCGCGACATGAAGATTCCGGGCCGTGAACTCAAGGGCATCCACTTTGCCATGGAATTCCTGCCCGACGCGACCCGCCGCGTCTACGGCGTCAAGCCAGTCAACGACATCACCGCTGAAGGCAAGCACGTCGTGATCATCGGTGGCGGCGACACCGGATCTGACTGCCTGGGCACGTCCATCCGCCAAGGCGCCAAGGACGTCACTGTGCTGCAGATCATGCCGCAGGAACCAAGCGAACGCCCGGCCAACCAGCCATGGCCGACCTTCGCGCGCCTGTACCAGAAGACCTCCTCCATGGAAGAAGGCTTCGAAACCCAGCGCGCCGAGTACGTGTACAGCACGGATTCTGTGAACTTCGTCGGTACCGAAGAGGAACAGGCCAAGGTGAAGGTGGAGCACTCCACCGCTACTGAAGGCTTCGTGGCCGATGAGAACGGACATGTGACCGGTCTCAAGGTAGTGAACGTTGCACCCGGCGAAAACGGACCGTTCACCCGTCAGCCCGGCACCGAACGCGTGATTCCGGCTGATTTGGTGCTCATCTCCGTCGGCTTCCTGCACCCGGACACCACCACGCTCGTGGACCAGCTGCCCGTCGACCTTGACGGACGAGGCAATGTGGCGCGCAACGACAAGTTCGCTACCAGCCAGGACGGCGTGTTCGCCTGTGGTGACGCCGGACGCGGTCAGAGCCTCGTGGTGTGGGCCATCTCCGAAGGCCGTTCCTGCGCGGCCGCCGTGGACGAATACCTCACCGGCGCCACCGAACTGCCGGCACCCATCGTCGCATCCAAAAGGCCGATGATGCTGCCGCGCTGA
- a CDS encoding DUF2975 domain-containing protein, with protein sequence MPNRAERRAQAKNNRRGVPQQYDQTHGRARSGMLDEYQLQEKSRRLQDGTDGPWKPTGGTIEETESLLTTSPNYTNPKMFKAPHSARQWFRVISWLLIALSAIAFLVIMWLPSHPMWLVATVSIVFAVGVLSLFFTAGNPKHNPNLDQNGTAV encoded by the coding sequence ATGCCAAATCGTGCAGAACGTCGAGCGCAGGCAAAGAACAACCGCAGGGGAGTGCCGCAGCAGTACGACCAAACCCATGGCCGCGCACGTTCCGGAATGCTGGACGAATACCAGCTGCAGGAAAAGTCCCGCCGACTGCAAGACGGTACCGATGGACCTTGGAAGCCGACCGGCGGCACCATCGAAGAAACCGAAAGCCTGCTGACCACCAGCCCGAACTACACGAACCCGAAGATGTTCAAGGCACCGCATTCCGCACGCCAATGGTTCCGCGTGATCAGCTGGCTGCTCATCGCACTGTCCGCAATCGCATTCCTGGTGATCATGTGGCTGCCGTCACATCCCATGTGGTTGGTCGCCACGGTCTCCATCGTCTTCGCTGTCGGTGTGCTTAGCCTGTTCTTCACGGCGGGTAACCCGAAGCATAATCCGAACCTCGATCAGAATGGTACGGCCGTCTGA
- the glgA gene encoding glycogen synthase: MKVDILSREYPPKVYGGAGVHAEELSKVLAERVDVTVRAFDGPRAENEIPEIPGDNPKGSLKVVGYDVPKELQEANGALKTFGVDLQIADDVDADIIHAHTWYACLAGYLAKMLHGTPLVITAHSLEPFRPWKREQLGGGYDLSSWAERDAYEHADRVIAVSAGMREDILSAYPNLDPDKVVVVHNGITMSQFETPSDDDPGWKVFERYNIDRNKPTLLFVGRITRQKGLPYLLQALHFVDPGIQIVLCAGAPDTPEIMNEVKTAFAKLDEERGNIIWIEEMLPKPELNALEHGCDAFICPSIYEPLGIVNLEAMACGLPVVASATGGIPEVVVDGETGYLVPVDQLHDGTGTPTNPDKFVHDMADAINRIMADPEKAKQMGQAGYERARDHFSWESIADKTVKVYEDVLAEQGKTAE; this comes from the coding sequence ATGAAGGTTGACATCCTTTCCCGTGAATATCCGCCCAAGGTGTATGGCGGCGCAGGCGTGCACGCGGAGGAGCTTTCCAAAGTTCTGGCGGAACGCGTGGATGTGACGGTCCGTGCGTTTGACGGACCACGTGCCGAGAATGAGATTCCCGAAATCCCGGGTGACAATCCGAAAGGTTCGCTCAAGGTCGTCGGATACGACGTTCCCAAGGAACTCCAGGAAGCAAACGGCGCGCTGAAGACGTTCGGCGTCGATCTGCAGATCGCCGACGATGTGGACGCCGACATCATCCACGCGCACACGTGGTATGCATGCTTGGCCGGATACCTTGCCAAGATGCTGCACGGAACGCCGCTGGTCATCACCGCGCATTCCCTCGAACCGTTCCGCCCATGGAAGCGTGAACAGCTGGGTGGCGGCTACGATTTGAGCTCGTGGGCCGAGCGTGACGCATACGAGCATGCCGACCGCGTGATCGCCGTGTCCGCAGGAATGCGCGAAGACATCCTGAGCGCCTATCCGAATCTTGACCCCGACAAGGTGGTCGTGGTGCACAACGGTATCACCATGAGCCAGTTCGAAACCCCATCCGACGACGATCCGGGCTGGAAGGTGTTCGAACGCTACAATATCGACCGCAACAAGCCCACGCTGCTGTTCGTCGGACGTATCACCCGGCAGAAGGGCCTGCCATACCTGCTTCAGGCGTTGCATTTCGTCGATCCGGGCATCCAGATCGTGCTATGCGCGGGCGCGCCCGACACTCCGGAGATCATGAACGAGGTCAAAACCGCGTTCGCCAAGCTTGACGAGGAGCGCGGCAACATCATCTGGATTGAGGAGATGCTGCCGAAGCCGGAGCTCAACGCGCTTGAGCACGGTTGCGACGCGTTCATCTGCCCATCCATCTACGAGCCACTCGGTATCGTGAACTTGGAGGCCATGGCGTGTGGCCTTCCGGTGGTGGCCTCCGCGACCGGCGGCATTCCCGAAGTCGTCGTCGATGGCGAAACCGGATATCTCGTGCCTGTCGACCAGCTGCACGACGGCACCGGCACTCCGACCAATCCAGACAAGTTCGTGCATGACATGGCCGACGCTATCAACCGCATCATGGCCGATCCTGAAAAGGCGAAGCAGATGGGACAGGCCGGTTACGAGCGTGCGCGCGACCACTTCAGCTGGGAGTCGATCGCCGACAAGACCGTCAAGGTCTATGAAGACGTGCTTGCCGAGCAGGGCAAAACCGCCGAATAA
- a CDS encoding ABC transporter ATP-binding protein: MPEQNIALELADVEFRRRGRVILTKVNLKINKGEKWVLFGPNGIGKSSLVQMMSTRGFPSEGTVDILGNRLGKVDVFSYRNRIGLSSAELSRAFPPQEDPLDAIVTALTATTGRWRDTYTDEDYAKARSLMREFGIEYLEGKMMFKLSEGERTRVLICRALMADPDLLILDEPTTGLDLGGREIALRALSRVGAEQSDRAVVLVTHRLEEIPQGFDHVAIMGRITGSEADAYADNVAGNDPAPGTIVYSGDLEHGFTSERLSEVFGLELEVTHANGRWSAYAR, from the coding sequence ATGCCGGAGCAGAACATCGCACTGGAACTCGCTGACGTGGAATTTCGTCGCCGTGGACGCGTGATTCTCACCAAGGTCAATCTGAAAATCAACAAGGGCGAGAAATGGGTGCTGTTCGGACCCAACGGCATCGGCAAATCCAGCTTGGTTCAAATGATGAGCACCAGAGGATTCCCGTCGGAAGGCACCGTCGACATTCTCGGCAATCGCTTGGGCAAGGTCGATGTGTTCTCCTATCGCAACCGTATCGGTTTGAGCTCCGCGGAACTGAGTCGCGCGTTCCCTCCCCAAGAAGATCCGCTCGACGCCATCGTGACCGCATTGACCGCGACCACCGGCCGTTGGCGCGACACCTACACCGACGAAGACTATGCCAAGGCGCGTTCCCTGATGCGTGAATTCGGTATCGAATATCTCGAAGGTAAAATGATGTTCAAACTTTCGGAAGGCGAGCGTACGCGCGTGCTGATCTGCCGTGCGTTGATGGCTGATCCGGATCTGCTGATTTTGGACGAGCCGACTACCGGTCTTGATTTGGGCGGTCGTGAGATTGCGCTTCGTGCGTTGAGCCGTGTCGGCGCCGAGCAGTCGGATCGTGCCGTGGTGCTGGTGACGCATCGTCTTGAGGAGATTCCGCAGGGATTCGACCATGTGGCGATCATGGGCAGGATCACCGGCAGCGAGGCCGACGCCTACGCCGACAATGTCGCAGGCAACGATCCGGCTCCGGGCACCATCGTGTACTCGGGTGATCTGGAACACGGTTTCACTTCGGAACGGTTGAGCGAAGTGTTCGGTTTGGAGCTTGAGGTGACGCATGCGAATGGACGTTGGAGCGCGTACGCGCGGTAA
- a CDS encoding tRNA (adenine-N1)-methyltransferase produces the protein MRRGPLTAGEKVQFTDRRSNKITDQLVPGGVTQTSHGIILHDDVIGQSEGSVVVTVSAKREAQINQDHPERDANKPWKGTRAIGGWQFAVMRPRLADYVLSMPRGAQIMYPKDIAQVIQLGDIRSGMNVLESGAGSGAMSVNLLDAVGERGRLTTIEMRSEFARVAEANATVYFGGRPAWWDLKIGDFDSVAATLPEHSFDRIMLDMLDPWNRLEQAYRVIAPGGVLVAYVTTTTQLSRMAEALREAGCWTEPDIQETLERDWKVQGLAIRPDHQMIGHTGFLMVSRAMAPGFQALRKRDRATKDTTTDIDSLSAEERAEQLEDLELRDISDRKLRKVLRDLDAQVEAIGD, from the coding sequence ATGCGTCGAGGACCGTTGACGGCGGGTGAGAAGGTACAGTTCACGGATCGCAGATCCAATAAGATCACCGACCAATTGGTGCCGGGCGGTGTGACGCAGACCTCGCACGGCATCATTCTGCATGACGATGTGATCGGGCAGTCGGAAGGGTCCGTGGTGGTGACGGTGAGCGCCAAACGTGAGGCGCAGATCAATCAGGATCATCCGGAACGCGACGCCAACAAGCCTTGGAAGGGAACGCGCGCCATTGGCGGATGGCAGTTCGCGGTGATGCGCCCTCGGTTGGCCGATTATGTGCTGTCGATGCCTCGTGGCGCGCAGATCATGTATCCGAAGGACATTGCCCAAGTGATTCAGCTTGGCGACATTCGTTCCGGCATGAACGTGTTGGAATCCGGTGCCGGATCCGGCGCCATGAGCGTCAACCTGCTGGACGCGGTGGGGGAGCGTGGAAGACTGACCACCATCGAGATGCGTTCGGAATTCGCCCGCGTGGCCGAAGCGAATGCCACGGTCTATTTCGGTGGGCGCCCCGCATGGTGGGATCTGAAAATCGGTGATTTCGATTCGGTCGCCGCCACATTGCCGGAGCATTCCTTCGACCGCATCATGCTTGACATGCTTGACCCCTGGAACCGTCTTGAGCAGGCATACCGAGTGATTGCGCCCGGCGGTGTGCTCGTGGCGTATGTGACCACTACTACGCAGCTAAGCCGTATGGCGGAGGCGTTGAGGGAGGCTGGCTGCTGGACGGAACCGGATATCCAGGAGACTCTGGAACGCGACTGGAAGGTTCAGGGATTGGCGATACGTCCCGACCATCAGATGATCGGACACACCGGCTTCCTTATGGTTTCGCGGGCTATGGCGCCGGGATTTCAGGCGTTGCGCAAGCGTGACCGTGCCACGAAAGACACGACCACCGATATTGATTCGCTGAGCGCCGAAGAACGTGCCGAACAGCTCGAAGATCTTGAGTTGCGGGATATTTCCGATCGCAAGTTGCGTAAGGTGCTGCGTGATCTCGACGCGCAGGTCGAGGCTATCGGCGATTGA
- a CDS encoding SixA phosphatase family protein gives MGTSLKKVAKKAKDYKYVLLVMRHAKTEPFGDGGDAGRELTDKGRKQAKAVAKGLAAHKMVPTRIACSSATRARQTCDRMLKVFGDDPKVDYRQSLYEGGVQSVFDELAQTKEKHRELLVLGHEPTVSIACQWLASSESDAMLLDMLNLGMSPASLAVFGSNEPFNQWQLHSGELIALLTAKDFE, from the coding sequence ATGGGAACGAGCCTCAAGAAGGTTGCGAAAAAAGCCAAGGATTACAAGTATGTGTTGCTGGTGATGCGTCACGCCAAAACCGAGCCGTTTGGTGACGGTGGCGACGCCGGGCGTGAGCTGACCGACAAGGGGCGTAAGCAGGCGAAAGCCGTCGCCAAAGGCCTGGCCGCGCACAAGATGGTGCCGACGCGCATTGCGTGCTCCAGCGCCACCAGGGCCAGGCAGACCTGCGATCGCATGCTTAAGGTGTTCGGCGACGACCCGAAGGTCGACTATCGTCAGAGTCTGTACGAAGGTGGGGTGCAGTCGGTATTTGACGAGCTTGCCCAGACCAAGGAGAAGCATCGCGAGCTGTTGGTACTCGGCCATGAGCCCACTGTGTCGATCGCATGCCAATGGCTGGCGAGCTCCGAATCGGATGCAATGCTGCTCGACATGCTGAATCTGGGCATGTCGCCGGCATCGCTCGCCGTGTTCGGATCAAATGAGCCATTCAACCAATGGCAGCTGCACAGTGGCGAACTCATCGCATTGCTGACGGCCAAGGATTTTGAATGA